The Rhizoctonia solani chromosome 4, complete sequence genome contains a region encoding:
- a CDS encoding peroxisomal 3-ketoacyl-CoA-thiolase P-44/SCP2, giving the protein MDTVNTPTVLPSDALVAPPNPGISLVELYNLSDHEAQACTASPLVETFLGLDSTTTILNSCTSFCNTSLNSVKEMAGGKQGRNRVFIVGVGMTAFIKPRGQRDTSDMGLEAATKALLDAGVTYDKVQAAWVGYAYGDSCCGQRALYNLGMSSIPITNVNNNCSTGSTAIFNAASWIRAGLADCTLALGFEQMQAGSLKSNFPDRAPPMVPWSVATLDIEGSKGVKGPMAARMFGNGAKEYGEKYGSTREHLAKIASKNHNHAAKNPYSQFRTPWTPEQVLASPAITDYLTKLMCCPTSDGAGCIILASESFVHTHKLENQAIEIIGQAMHTDGPVTFESGSAMEIVGFDMTRRAAEDAFAQAGEGSNRDNVGVIELHDCFAANELLMYDALGLCKPGEAHKLVDAGDNTYGGKYVINPSGGLEAKGHPLGATGLGMHFYITTQLRGWAGPMQAPNVTGKLGLVHNVGLGGAVVVSILKRPEFWKGEGKDGRDRVGYNHACECKPITRADVDRVKAVPHSKKLLGFAKL; this is encoded by the exons ATGGATACCGTGAATACACCCACTGTTCTACCTTCTGATGCTCTCGTTGCACCTCCTAATCCCGGCATCAGCCTTGTTGAGCTGTATAATCTAAGCGACCACGAAGCTCAAGCCTGCACCGCCAGCCCCCTTGTCG AGACATTCCTCGGCTTGGACTCTACCACTACAATACTCAACTCTTGCACATCGTTCTGCAATACTAG TCTAAACTCTGTGAAAGAGATGGCAGGCGGGAAACAAGGCCGAAATCGCGTATTTATTGTCGGGGTAGGGATGACAGCTTTTATCAAGCCTCGCGGACAGCGCGATACATCCGAC ATGGGACTCGAGGCAGCGACTAAAGCACTGCTTGACGCTGGAGTCACGTATGACAAAGTGCAGGCCGCCtgggttggttat GCTTATGGTGATAGCTGTTGTGGCCAGCGAGCACTATATAATCTCGGCATGAGTTCTATCCCAATCACCAATGTGAATAAT AATTGTTCAACTGGTTCAACTGCGATATTCAATGCAGCTTCGTGGATTCGGGCTGGCCTTGCCGATTGCACCCTCGCGCTTGGATTTGAACAAATGCAAGCCGGTTCGCTGAAGTCGAATTTCCCGGACCGGGCGCCGCCCATGGTTCCCTGGAGCGTTGCAACTCTAGATATTGAAGGCAGCAAAGGAGTCAAGGGGCCTATGGCAGCTAGAATGTTCGGAAACGGAGCTAAAGAGTATGGTGAGAAGTATGGCTCCACGAGGGAACATTTGGCCAAAATTG CTTCGAAAAATCACAATCATGCCGCAAAAAACCCTTATTCACAATTCCGGACTCCTTGGACGCCCGAGCAAGTTCTCGCCTCGCCTGCGATTACAGATTACTTAACTAAGCTGATGTGTTGTCCAACTTCGGATGGTG CCGGCTGCATTATCCTCGCATCAGAATCTTTCGTACATACTCATAAACTGGAGAACCAGGCCATTGAGATTATTGGACAGGCCATGCATACCGATGGCCCGGTTACATTCGAGTCTGGTTCAGCTATGGAAATTGTCGGGTTCGACATGACCCGCCGTGCTGCAGAAGACGCATTCGCTCAAGCTGGAGAGGGGAGCAATCGGGATAATGTCGGTGTCATTGAATTGCATG ATTGCTTTGCCGCCAATGAG TTGCTTATGTACGATGCACTTGGGTTATGCAAGCCCGGTGAAGCACACAAATTAGTCGACGCTGGCGACAACACTTACGGCGGAAAATACGTGATCAATCCTTCTGGGGGTCTCGAGGCCAAGGGACACCCACTTGGAG CTACTGGCCTAGGAATGCACTTCTACATTACGACGCAACTACGAGGC TGGGCGGGGCCGATGCAAGCTCCCAATGTAACAGGAAAACTTGGGTTGGTGCATAATGTAGGACTTGGGGGTGCTGTAGTTGTGAGTATCCTGAAACGTCCAGAGTTTTGGAAAGGCGAAGGAAAGGATGGTCGCGATAG GGTCGGATATAACCATGCATGCGAATGCAAGCCAATTACCCGGGCAGACGTAGACCGTGTCAAAGCTGTGCCACACTCGAAAAAGCTGCTCGGTTTTGCTAAACTTTAA
- a CDS encoding pyridine nucleotide-disulfide oxidoreductase, with amino-acid sequence MKLHQIPAIHSIVTRWRRPQNGKSASESAFDIQQANDHSQSAQAPPSPKSPSKKSGKEREVNNSGPAASMPQLPSPPPSPRINIRPRQASRCLSGEPVSHSHTGEIVKRCGPVHVHETFECENAVEPVRLLTLSRRTLVNEARARGGNTLVDESWEYTVSKHGKSGYTVKVDYTAAAVFIIGDGAHDPQKPVAIDTAKTGGVSGLMTITSRHYGGGGVVLVQALQKQINSDTHQLVVIEKRDYHAHWPALIRGSVTSQGSVAENSLIPFDRAFDPSIRLVHSGAKQITSTEVITESGERVTYSHLVLATGSLWNGALALPDSRDQALDHLNAFRRQLEAAENVVILGGGAVGIEYAGELAHYYPDKKVSLVHALPKLTNDTYPAKFRDALLEGVTKLRIQVILGDRLLAQNTPKDGYVTTNKGVRLRADLVINATGGRPNTSVVSTLDNSVLTSKGTVLVTPELNINLASGARNVWAVGDIIEWPEQKMVFKASMGHAPIVAGNIIASINGGKQNPYQGKPEMILITLGPKGGRGNIPFLGGIVVGDWVATKAKSASLFISNARTTLGYGPPKADGGGGISPVQALQKQVNTTTHQIVFIEQRDYYAHWPALVRAAVTNENSIGERSLVPNDRAFDSTVKIIRSGARRITSAEVITETGETIPYEHLVIATGSVWTGPLALPELRENAIEHFRSFKKQLDVAEHILIVGGGSVCLEYAGEIQHYYPGKKITIIHGVTELMNSTYPHKFRKSLLDALTKKGAHVVLGDKISPDVLPEDGYVTTQSGTRIRADLVIPAAGGRPNTAVVSTLDSSVVTKSGTVLVTPELRVKLSSGAQNVWAIGDIIEWPEQKMVFKASTGHAPTVAKNILASVQGGKEAQYEGKPEMIFVTLGPKGGRGLAPFFGGVVIGDWIVSKMKSSGLFVDKIRGILGY; translated from the exons ATGAAGCTACACCAGATCCCGGCCATTCACAGCATTGTAACACGCTGGCGTCGACCTCAAAATGGAAAGTCGGCATCTGAGTCAGCGTTCGACATTCAACAGGCGAACGATCACTCGCAGTCGGCCCAAGCTCCACCTTCGCCCAAGTCCCCCTCGAAGAAATCA GGAAAGGAGCGGGAGGTTAACAACTCCGGTCCGGCAGCGTCGATGCCCCAGCTGCCTTCTCCGCCCCCTTCCCCCCGAATCAATATCCGCCCACGGCAAGCAAGCCGCTGTCTTTCTGGGGAGCCAGTTTCCCATTCTCATACGGGAGAAATAGTGAAGAGATGTGGTCCCGTTCATGTTCACGAGACGTTCGAATGCGAGAATGCAGTAGAGCCG GTTCGTTTACTTACGCTCAGTCGTCGTACATTGGTGAATGAGGCACGAGCGCGCGGGGGAAACACCCTGGTTGACGAATC GTGGGAGTATACGGTATCCAAGCACGGAAAGTCTGGATATACTGTAAAGGTTGACTATACTGCTGCAGCAGTGTTCATCATCGGAGACGGTGCTCACGACCCCCAGAAGCCAGTTGCTATTGACACCGCCAAGACCGGGGGTGTCAGTGGGCTCATGACAATAACCTCTCGGCACTA TGGAGGGGGAGGTGTTGTCCTCGTACAGGCCCTTCAAAAGCAAATCAACTCAGATACACACCAGTTAG TTGTCATCGAGAAACGCGACTATCATGCTCACTGGCCTGCGTTAATT CGTGGCTCTGTTACATCGCAAGGATCGGTTGCTGAGAACAGTCTGATCCCTTTTGACCGTGCGTTCGACCCCTCGATTCGACTTGTCCACTCTGGAGCCAAGCAAATCACTTCTACGGAAGTTATCACCGAATCCGGGGAACGCGTCACATACTCACACCTTGTATTAGCAACCGGGAGTTTATGGAATGGAGCGCTCGCCTTGCCAGACTCTAGAGACCAAGCGCTCGACCATTTGAATGCCTTCAGAAGACAGCTAGAAGCAGCGGAAAATGTGGTAATATTGGGCGGAGGTGCTGTTGGCATTG AATACGCTGGTGAATTGGCCCACTACTATCCCGATAAGAAGGTGTCTCTCGTGCACGCTCTACCAAAGCTAACAAATGACACTTATCCGGCGAAATTCCGCGATGCCTTGCTCGAGGGCGTGACAAAGCTGAGAATTCAAGTAATTCTGGGAGATAGGCTGTTGGCGCAAAACACTCCTAAGGATGGATACGTCACGACGAATAAGGGAGTGCGCCTTCGTGCTGATCTTGTG ATCAATGCCACTGGGGGCCGACCGAATA CTTCTGTTGTATCTACGCTCGATAACTCGGTGCTTACCTCCAAAGGAACTGTGCTGGTCACGCCCGAGCTAAATATCAACCTGGCATCTGGCGCACGAAATGTGTGGGCCGTTGGGGATATCATCGAGTGGCCAGAACAAAAA ATGGTTTTCAAAGCATCCATGGGGCACGCTCCCATCGTAGCCGGAAATATTATAGCCAGTATCAATGGCGGCAAACAAAACCCATATCAGGGCAAACCCGAGATGATCCTTATCACTCTCGGTCCCAAGGGCGGACGAGGAAACATACCATTCCTTGGTGGGATTGTGGTAGGTGATTGGGTGGCGACCAAGGCTAAATCTGCAAGCCTGTTTATTTCTAATGCTCGAACGACTCTGGGATACGGTCCTCCAAAGGCAGA tggtggaggagggATCTCACCTGTCCAGGCATTGCAGAAACAGGTCAATACTACAACTCATCAGATAG TTTTTATTGAACAGCGCGACTACTATGCTCACTGGCCAGCTCTAGTT CGTGCTGCTGTGACAAATGAAAACTCCATTGGAGAGAGAAGTCTTGTGCCCAATGACCGCGCATTCGATTCTACCGTCAAGATCATACGCTCTGGCGCTAGGCGGATTACTTCCGCTGAAGTCATCACTGAGACAGGCGAGACTATCCCATACGAACATCTCGTCATTGCGACCGGTAGTGTCTGGACCGGGCCACTCGCCTTGCCTGAGTTGAGAGAGAACGCAATCGAACACTTCCGGTCATTCAAGAAGCAGCTCGACGTAGCCGAGCATATACTTATCGTTGGTGGTGGTTCCGTTTGCCTTG AATATGCTGGCGAGATCCAGCATTACTACCCTGGCAAGAAGATCACAATCATTCATGGCGTTACCGAGCTCATGAACTCCACATACCCCCACAAGTTCCGCAAGTCCCTCCTCGACGCACTCACAAAGAAAGGCGCTCACGTCGTACTCGGCGACAAGATATCACCCGATGTCCTCCCCGAAGACGGATATGTCACCACTCAGTCCGGCACACGTATCCGAGCTGACCTTGTCATCCCAGCTGCAGGTGGTCGTCCTAACA CCGCTGTCGTGAGCACGCTCGACTCCAGCGTAGTCACCAAGTCTGGGACAGTGCTCGTCACTCCCGAGCTTCGCGTCAAGCTCTCTTCGGGTGCGCAGAACGTGTGGGCTATCGGAGACATCATCGAGTGGCCTGAACAAAAG ATGGTGTTCAAGGCCAGCACCGGACATGCGCCTACGGTAGCGAAGAACATACTGGCGAGCGTTCAGGGCGGGAAGGAAGCTCAGTACGAAGGGAAGCCTGAGATGATATTTGTGACACTGGGACCGAAAGGAGGACGTGGGCTTGCACCGTTCTTCGGAGGGGTGGTTATAGGGGACTGGATAGTAAGTAAGATGAAGTCGTCGGGGCTGTTCGTGGACAAGATTCGCGGCATTCTGGGGTACTAA